Sequence from the Cellulomonas fimi ATCC 484 genome:
AGGAGCCGGAGGGGGACCCGCTCGTCGTGCACACCGGCTCGATCGCGGCGGTGCTTCAGCCCGGCGGCACCCGGGTCGCGCAGGAGGTGACGCGCCGGCAGGCGACGTCGACCATCACCTACGACCCGAACCTGCGTCCGGCGCTCATGGGCTCCCCTGAGCACGCGCTGCCGTTCGTCGACGCGCTCGTGCGCGTCGCAGACGTCGTCAAGGTGAGCGACGAGGACCTCGCGTGGCTGCACCCGGGGGTCGCCCCCGCGGAGATCGCCGAGGAGTGGAGCCGCTCGGGCCCGGCGCTCGTCGTCGTCACGCACGGCGGCGAGGGGGCGTTCGCGAGCACGTCGGCGGGCGCGCGACTCACTGTTCCGGCACCGAAGGTGCAGGTCGCGGACACGGTGGGCGCGGGCGACTCCTTCATGGGCGGGCTCGTCGACGGCCTGTGGTCGGCGGGGCTGCTGGGCGCCGACCGGCGCGAGGCGCTGCGTGACGTGGACGCCGCGACCGTCGAGCGGGTGCTCGAGCGGTGCGCGCGCATCGCCGCGATCACGGTCTCGCGCCCGGGCGCGAACCCGCCGACGTCGGCCGAGCTCGGCGACTGACGCTCAGGCGGTCCTCGCGCGCTCCCGCTGCTCGCGGGCGTGCGCACGCTCGATCGACGCCTTGCGGTCCTGCTCGTTCTGCTCGTCGATGGTCCGCGCCTGCTCGGCGTCGAAGGTGAGGTTCTCGCCCGTCTCCGGGTCGAACACGAGCGCCTTCGTCGCGTCGAACCACAGCGGCGCCCGGTCGCCGTCGCGCACCCGGCTGTCCGACGCGAGCGCGACGACGAGCTGCGTGCGCAGGCCCTCGCCGTCGAGGTCGCGGTCGAGCTCCTCGAGCTTGCCGCGCACCGACTCGTGCGTCTCGAACGGGATGTAGGCGAACAGGTCGGAGCCGAGCCACTCGGTCACGTCGACGTCCGCCTCGAACGTCACGCCACCCGTGCGCCCCTGCTTCTGGGCGACGGTGCCGTCCTCGAAGTGCTCGGGCCGGATGCCGACGATGACGAGCTGGCGTGAGCCGAGCCGGCGACGCAGGTCGTCCGTGATCGGGAGGTCCGCGAACGGCAGGTGCATCGTGTCGCCGTCGACCTC
This genomic interval carries:
- a CDS encoding carbohydrate kinase family protein, which produces MSERALVIGEALVDAVRRPDGSHAQHPGGSPANVALGLGRLGREVDLLTWLGADADGDAVRAHLAASHVRVLSGDRQAARTPVATAHLDADGVATYEFDLEWDLPGTWEEPEGDPLVVHTGSIAAVLQPGGTRVAQEVTRRQATSTITYDPNLRPALMGSPEHALPFVDALVRVADVVKVSDEDLAWLHPGVAPAEIAEEWSRSGPALVVVTHGGEGAFASTSAGARLTVPAPKVQVADTVGAGDSFMGGLVDGLWSAGLLGADRREALRDVDAATVERVLERCARIAAITVSRPGANPPTSAELGD